DNA from Bacteroidota bacterium:
AGTGTCGGTCATAAACCAGAAGGGACGAAAACCAGGGTATGTACAGCGGCCTGAAACCAAATTGTGACCCTGATGAGTCACAAGCAAATGACTTCCTTCTTCATTTGACATCTGAGGGTAATCCCAAGAATAATTCTTTATCCAAATCGGATTTCCCAATGTATCTATCTTTACCAGGCTTATACGCTGATTATGAGAGTATCCGGCATAATATGCCATCATACCTAAATAATTACCATCAACCAATTGTACCATACCTGTCCCATAATCATCATCTGATGCCTGAAGTTCAAGACACCAATCAATCTCTCCGCATGGATTCAGTTTAATGAATAAAGGATTAAAGTGTCCATTCAGATCATTTTTACTGGTTGATGCGGCTAATACAGTCCCATGGTCTTTAGTTTTTTGTGAAGCGTAAAAAAAAGTTTGATACAACAGGTCACCAAATTTCTTCTCCCAAATAATATTTCCGTTTATATCGGTCTTTATAAGCCATCCCCACTGATTAACCACCTGTCCCCTGCTTAGATAACCTGCTATCAGATATCCATTATCATAATCATTTTCAATGCCCCGAACATACGACGAAGTATTCCCACCATAAATTTTTGGCCATTCTTGCCCATGGGTAAAAGTTAAAACTGTTGATAATAATCCTGTTAGTAAGATTTTCAACAAAGTGTTCATCAGTTCCTCCCTTTCTATAGGTTTACTTATTTCCTGCTTTAGTAATTTTTTCATCATAGATTATCATTTTACCGATCATTTTATACACGGTGGTGTTATAATAAGCTATCACATAATCCCAGGAAGGATTTGGAAAGATTTTCAAATGATCTTCCTTTACATCAGTTACTTCGTTTGGTGTGAAATGATATTCAGGATACGATTTTATATCAAGTGGAAAATATACTTTTTCAGTGTAATTGATAAAATGACCTTTCATCAATAATCCCCGTGCATAACCTCCGATTAAAGGATACCCATTGTTCATTATTTCATGCAAAGTATTAACAGATGTAGAATCCAATTGCCCTACGCTCCAAGCACTGTCACGTATCGTTTTTAAAATGCTAAAATAATTTTCATAATCCTGGTGTACAGCAGTTTGATATGAATTCATCTCGTAAGTTGAAGGAATTTCATCAATCAAATTCAACGCTTCTTCTGCCTGATCATTATTTAAATAGCAGAAAGCCAGTCTGTATTTTGACGGAAGATCCGTTTCATTTTCATACAAAGCTATCAGGCTGTCGTAAGGATTAAGTATGGTGGTATCGGAAAGGAATTTTCGTATCAGTTGATTTTTAGCTCTTGCACGTATCACTTTTCTTTTGCTTGTCCAAAAGAAAAGTATGAAAAGAAAAGGACAGCCTGGGTTTTCGGCGACCCACTATGGGCTCGATTCCTAAGCCAACCGAGCCGCTCTCCCGTCTTTGGCGGGATCACTTCTCCGTCTGAATTTTAACGGAATCTTCACCCAGTGGGTACCCCGCCTCCAAACCCAAAGGCATCAAAAAATAGTAGATCCATATCCAACTTCACCAAATCGAACGCCGAACATCATTAAATCGCCTAATCATCTCCCTCTCACCACCATAAACCTTTCTTTCCCAAGGATATTTTTAGAATTTTTCAACACGGCCAGATACAATCCTGGTTTATAATTCGTGACACCAACCTGCATCTCCTTTGTATGTGCCAGCACAACCATTTCCTCCACCAGCCTGCCATAACTGTCATATATGCTCAATATGGCACTGGTTTTCAAATCTTTAATTTCAAAATTGATTGTTGTGAAAGCCGGATTGGGAAATACTTTCAGCACTTTATCATATTCTTCTTTCAGTGGTATATCATCAATTGAAACATATACGCCACAGTTTAAGTCAATGGTATCAGAAGGAATTGGGTTTGGACAAAGACTGTCGTAAGTAAAGGGCTGGGTGTAAAGGGTATCATCCTCTAAATCCGAATTGAGTTTCCAGAGATAAATGTCCCAGTTATTGTCGACCACATAGCTTCCGGTGACTAATATTTTATCATCGAATGTTTTGATGATATTTTCCGGCGTCCTGTTTTCATGAAGTAATTGTCTTCTTTTAACCAGATTTCCTAATGTATCGATCATGAATACTTCACTATATCCATCATCAACAGAAGATTCATTAACTCGCCATTGAATTCCTACAAGCAATGTTGAATCATTAAAAGAATAAAGTGGTTCAGCCCCACCGGCAACAATTGTATCTCCTAATAGAAATTCCCTATATAAAGCATTCCCGTCGATATCGAATTTAAACAGGGTAGGTGTCATAGGACCATTGTACATTCCACCTGATGCATAGAAAATACCATTATTCACTGCGATGGTCTGACCATCGAGACCTGTTCCGCTTGGCCATTTTAAATCCCATATCTGATTGCCAGATGTATCGGTTTTAATCCAGAACGGGCGGGCGTTAGGGCAAAAGCAATGTCCTGAAACCAAATAGCTATCATCAGAGGTATGAATCAGGTAATAACCTTCTTCATCATGAATGGTTGGATCATCCTGTGCCAAGTTCTTGATCCAGACCGGTACGCCCAATGAATCCATTTTTACCAGGCTTATCCGGATATTCTGGTAATCACCACCATAATATTTCAGTAATCCGATATAATGGTTGTCATCAAGTTGAAGAATGTCCATGCCATAATTTCCACCAAGTGAACTAAGTATGGTACACCATTCAATCTCTCCACAAGTATTTAACTTAAGAAATAAAGGATCAAAATAAAGGGGATCATCGTATTTACTTGTTGCTCCGGCTAATATAATACCCTGATCTTTTGTCTTTGATAAAGCAATAAAAGCTGTATTGTAAGAAAGATTGCCAAATTTTTTATCCCAAATGACATTTCCATTAATGTCCGTTTTTATTAACCATCCCCATTTTGAGGGATTTTGGCCATAACCGGCATAACCTGAGATCATGTATCCAGCATCATAATCTTCTTTAATAGATGTTACAGTTGCATCAAAATTATCACCATATATTCTCGGCCATTCCTGCCCATTAATGCAGGTAAAAATTAAAAACATTGACTGTATTAAGATGATTCTTAATAAAATACCTGATAATATTTTCATAATCATAGATCTTACTTGTTTCCAACTTTAGTAATTTTTTTACTCTCAATCAAGTTATCATCCACAAACAAGCTGATCATATAAACCCCATTTGGAAGATTTTTAAATGATATAGTTGATTGATTTAACTGATTAGATAATACAATGGTTTTTATTATCTTACCATTAACATCATACATTATCAATTTACCATTCATTTCATACTCAGAAGTGTTATAATAAACAATCACATAATCCCATGCAGGATTAGGAAACAATTTCAGATGATCTTCCTTTTCAACAATTACTTCGTGAGGTGTGAAATGATATTCAGGGTAAGATTTTATATTCGTGGGAAAATAAACCTGTTCAGTATAATCAATGAAATTGCCTTTCACAAGCAATCCCCGTGCATAACCGCTGATCAATGGATACCCATTGTTCATAATTTCATGCAAAGTATTAACTGATAATGAATCTATTTGCCCAGCGCTCCAGGTGCTGTCATGCATCGTCTTTAAGACACTGAAATAATTCTTATAATCCTGATGTACCGCATTTTGGTATGTACTGAGTTCGTAAGTCGAAGGAATTTCATCAAGCAAATTCAACGCTTCTTCCGGCTGATGATTGTTAAAATAACAGAAGGCCAGCCTGTATTTCGATGGAATGTCAGTTTCATTTTCATACAGGGCTATCAGGCTGTCATAAGGATTAAGTATGGTGGTATCGGAAAGGAATTTCCGGATGAGCTGGTTTTTGGCTTTGGCACGTATCTGTTGCCAGTATCCCAGTTTGGATTCAAGTATCTCTTTTGCGCCAAGGTATTCACGACCCTGCATGATCTCTTCTATCATGTAATCTGGCAAAGGATCAAAACGATCATTAAGTGATTGAAGAACATCCTGCGATTTAGCGGACTGAGGATTAGCAGTTAACACATCCCGTAACATGGCGCTTGGCAGGACATCTTCCTTATAAATAGCCTGTTTCATTACAGTATCGGACAGGTAAGGCGATTCATCCAATAACTGCTGCCGCATTTCCAAAGCTTCATTAGGCATACTTGTCATCACTTCAAAATTCAACTCATCGGTATTACCTCCGTCCACCAACAAATCTAACAAATTCCGATATTGATTGATATATCCCTCCGCAAATGTCATCTCAAGCCGGGGATCGTAACCGCTTTTGTAATTGTTGTTCCCTAAATTTGAAGGGCATGCTGAAAGTGAATCATAGACTAATAATTGTTGTTCATATCGTGTTATTTTCTCATAGGTGTAATTACTATCTAACGGGTACGTCAGTGGATCTTCTTGTTTTTGATGATGAATGTAAGTAAAAGGCAGTGCATCGTTGAAATAGTTGAAATACAATTTGTCACGGCCGCCATAGTCGTGAGCAGGTAGAGTGTCATAAGTAAACGTATTTCCTGCCGGAGCCGTTACTATTAAGTCATAAGAGCCCTGCGACACTTTAATCCCATGTTCAGGGGTGCCGTTTTCCCGTCCTGACTTCCACACAAGGAAATCATTCAGGTTGGTGTTCATATCGTTGCACTTATTGCATAAGCCGGTGCCGGGGCCCCTATTTTTTCCTTCAGCAACTATTCCCCCGTGTAAATGAGAAAAATAATTGTTGTATATCTCATTATCCTCAGTGCCGGAATTCTTTATATATATACCCATTGTCCAATAGAAAGATGCGGAACCAGGGACATAATTTCCCGTAAACAGGTTACCTTCAACATGATATCCCGAACAATCTTCCATATAAATACCACCCACAAATGGATCATCCTGAAAGTTAGTCATATGAGCTGCTATTGTCATAAATGTATCGGAAATGATGGTCGGCTGTTGGTATCCTGAAAGATAAATCCCTGCGTTATTATTATTGAAAATGGCCTTATCCACATAAAACCTTCGATTATCACCACCATTAAACGCTTTTATGCCATACCAGAGATTATCAAAGGAACAGGGAATCAGCTCATAGCAACCCTCGCCGCAAGGCTCATACATCGGATCGGGATATTCATATCCAGGCAGCACCCAAACATCAGCATCATTAGCATAGATACCAATATTATCTTCAGTTAATGCCATTAAATTTGCATCCAATTCAGTATGGTTATATTTAAAGGAACAACCGTAGAATTCAACTCCTTTTACACCTTCCAATGAAACCTGGACTCCCGGTAAACCATATTCAAGGAAAGCGATATAATCTGTTTCAAACATACATTTTGTAAAATAGCTGAAATTGTTTTCCTCATGTTCCGGGATGAACGGATGTATATTTTGGTAAGGATGAAATTCAATGCTTGTATTATTGTTTAAAAAAAGCGCCTCCCTTGCTATTATAAGACCCCCTTCAAAACCTTGTATATAATTTCCAATTACCTTTTTGCCTGTCACTATTCCTGTTATTGCATTTTGAATTGATCCGTTATTACTTATAAGAACCCTCCCTTGCGATTCCTCATAAAATTGTGATTCCTCCGGATTACCCCAGACTTCGATACCCTGCCAGTTTTCCGTACACGCTTTTGTCAGAGTGCCACCGTCAATTTCCAGGGTCGCTCCGGGAAGGACGATTAGTTTTGTTTCGGGTGCAAACAGAACCGTATCCGTTATCGTTAGTGTAACAGACGAATCAATGACTATATCACGGTTAATGCTAATGTTTTCTGACCATGTCGTATTGGATGAGATGTGTTCAGGAGTAGGAATATAATCCAATAGGCACTCACAATAAAAAGTTTCAGTATCATAAGGACCTAACATTGGATTTGAATCATCGCAATCTTCCTCATCCTTTTCACCCGGACAATCGAATGGTTTTTCACCTATTCCCCAATAATAATAACCATCCTCATCATAATCATGCCATTGGCGGGCAGGAGGGATACTACAAATAACCGTAATAGCCCCAGAAATATATGTTTTTGGAGGTTTTAATGCTATTTTGGCATATTCAAAACCGTTTTCTCCGTAGTTTGGTCCTTTACTGTTTTTAAATATCCAGATAATACTTAAATCAACCGGATCAACTATATAACCTGTAAGTACTACGTTATGATTACTTCCTTTTTGTGGCGTAAAAGTCACAGATAGAGGCCCGTTGGTGATCAGCTTCTTCATAATTTCAGTACTTTCAGATGGTTGAATAAAATGATAGTTATCAATTTTAACAACGGTATCAGCATTACACTGATTATTCAAGCTGATACATGTAGCTTGATCGCCGGTAGCATAATAAGGAAAACAATTTTCTGTCTTCACTCCGGGATCGTGTAAATATAGAAAAACGAAAGGAGGCGATCCGCCATCACAACCATTACTTTCTTGGGAAAAACATACAATTTCCTGTTCCGAAAGATTGAAATCGAGATGTTGATTAAAATAAAGGTTAATATAACCTTCGAGTGCACCTATTGGACCAAAAGCATAACAAGATCCACACATACCCTGGTCTTTCGCTTTTGTCATCCAGCCTGTTCCTGTAATATCATTATCAT
Protein-coding regions in this window:
- a CDS encoding T9SS type A sorting domain-containing protein; this encodes MKILSGILLRIILIQSMFLIFTCINGQEWPRIYGDNFDATVTSIKEDYDAGYMISGYAGYGQNPSKWGWLIKTDINGNVIWDKKFGNLSYNTAFIALSKTKDQGIILAGATSKYDDPLYFDPLFLKLNTCGEIEWCTILSSLGGNYGMDILQLDDNHYIGLLKYYGGDYQNIRISLVKMDSLGVPVWIKNLAQDDPTIHDEEGYYLIHTSDDSYLVSGHCFCPNARPFWIKTDTSGNQIWDLKWPSGTGLDGQTIAVNNGIFYASGGMYNGPMTPTLFKFDIDGNALYREFLLGDTIVAGGAEPLYSFNDSTLLVGIQWRVNESSVDDGYSEVFMIDTLGNLVKRRQLLHENRTPENIIKTFDDKILVTGSYVVDNNWDIYLWKLNSDLEDDTLYTQPFTYDSLCPNPIPSDTIDLNCGVYVSIDDIPLKEEYDKVLKVFPNPAFTTINFEIKDLKTSAILSIYDSYGRLVEEMVVLAHTKEMQVGVTNYKPGLYLAVLKNSKNILGKERFMVVRGR
- a CDS encoding T9SS type A sorting domain-containing protein — protein: MVKNFDWRNRHGANRLGSKYYDNDITGTGWMTKAKDQGMCGSCYAFGPIGALEGYINLYFNQHLDFNLSEQEIVCFSQESNGCDGGSPPFVFLYLHDPGVKTENCFPYYATGDQATCISLNNQCNADTVVKIDNYHFIQPSESTEIMKKLITNGPLSVTFTPQKGSNHNVVLTGYIVDPVDLSIIWIFKNSKGPNYGENGFEYAKIALKPPKTYISGAITVICSIPPARQWHDYDEDGYYYWGIGEKPFDCPGEKDEEDCDDSNPMLGPYDTETFYCECLLDYIPTPEHISSNTTWSENISINRDIVIDSSVTLTITDTVLFAPETKLIVLPGATLEIDGGTLTKACTENWQGIEVWGNPEESQFYEESQGRVLISNNGSIQNAITGIVTGKKVIGNYIQGFEGGLIIAREALFLNNNTSIEFHPYQNIHPFIPEHEENNFSYFTKCMFETDYIAFLEYGLPGVQVSLEGVKGVEFYGCSFKYNHTELDANLMALTEDNIGIYANDADVWVLPGYEYPDPMYEPCGEGCYELIPCSFDNLWYGIKAFNGGDNRRFYVDKAIFNNNNAGIYLSGYQQPTIISDTFMTIAAHMTNFQDDPFVGGIYMEDCSGYHVEGNLFTGNYVPGSASFYWTMGIYIKNSGTEDNEIYNNYFSHLHGGIVAEGKNRGPGTGLCNKCNDMNTNLNDFLVWKSGRENGTPEHGIKVSQGSYDLIVTAPAGNTFTYDTLPAHDYGGRDKLYFNYFNDALPFTYIHHQKQEDPLTYPLDSNYTYEKITRYEQQLLVYDSLSACPSNLGNNNYKSGYDPRLEMTFAEGYINQYRNLLDLLVDGGNTDELNFEVMTSMPNEALEMRQQLLDESPYLSDTVMKQAIYKEDVLPSAMLRDVLTANPQSAKSQDVLQSLNDRFDPLPDYMIEEIMQGREYLGAKEILESKLGYWQQIRAKAKNQLIRKFLSDTTILNPYDSLIALYENETDIPSKYRLAFCYFNNHQPEEALNLLDEIPSTYELSTYQNAVHQDYKNYFSVLKTMHDSTWSAGQIDSLSVNTLHEIMNNGYPLISGYARGLLVKGNFIDYTEQVYFPTNIKSYPEYHFTPHEVIVEKEDHLKLFPNPAWDYVIVYYNTSEYEMNGKLIMYDVNGKIIKTIVLSNQLNQSTISFKNLPNGVYMISLFVDDNLIESKKITKVGNK